The following are from one region of the Salvia hispanica cultivar TCC Black 2014 chromosome 1, UniMelb_Shisp_WGS_1.0, whole genome shotgun sequence genome:
- the LOC125201420 gene encoding uncharacterized protein At2g27730, mitochondrial-like isoform X2: MALRSVVSCSRVCRLMESSGRSSLRYFSESKGRVLSEEERAVETVYIQKMEREKLEKLRKKKWEQERADKNKSEKAEEGPHKM, from the exons ATGGCGCTGAGATCAGTCGTTTCATGTAGTAGAGTGTGTCGTTTAATGGAAAGCAGCGGTCGGTCTAGCCTTCGCTATTTCAGCGAAAGCAAAGGGCGTGTGTTaagtgaagaagaaagagcTGTGGAGACTGTTTATATTCAg aaaatggagagGGAAAAGTTGGAGAagctgaggaagaagaaatggGAGCAAGAGAGAGCTGACAAGAACAAGTCTGAAAag